In Maylandia zebra isolate NMK-2024a linkage group LG12, Mzebra_GT3a, whole genome shotgun sequence, a single genomic region encodes these proteins:
- the ogfod2 gene encoding 2-oxoglutarate and iron-dependent oxygenase domain-containing protein 2 isoform X1, whose protein sequence is MTNEGKEKPRFYTCDCFTTDNIFLEEYKLHVRFVSEQQFRLDYHALLKKLGCVTDEQFEGVLNKISQEVDRRKHLGVTSAQRAAAIKDIYRPLHPHVYHLQESYLTSEFKQIVEYCQSDSATEEGLLGLLEEQVAPRVYRFPLFDKSFCEDLMEELKHFEQSAAPKGRPNTMNQYGILLNELGFDEHFITPLREQYLLPLTSLLYPDCGGCCLDSHKAFVVKYDMNEDLDLSYHYDNAEVTLNVSLGKEFTEGNLYFGDMRQVPVSETECSEVEHRVTEGLLHRGQHMHGALPISSGQRWNLIIWMRASQERNKQCPMCNRTPTLVEAEGFADGFTKHSDPPQNISCALT, encoded by the exons ATGACGAACGAAGGCAAAGAAAAGCCTCGGTTTTATACCTGTGACTGTTTCACGACTGATAACATTTTCCTGGAGGAATACAAGCTCCATGTTCGTTTTGTGTCCGAGCAGCAGTTCAGGCTGGACTACCATGCA CTGCTGAAGAAGTTGGGCTGCGTCACGGATGAACAGTTTGAGGGAGTGCTCAACAAG ATTTCCCAGGAAGTGGACAGACGAAAGCATCTAGGTGTGACATCTGCTCAAAGAGCTGCTGCTATCAAAGATATTTACCGGCCTCTGCATCCTCATGTCTACCATCTCCAG GAGTCTTACCTTACTTCAGAGTTCAAACAGATTGTTGAGTACTGTCAAAGCGACAGTGCCACCGAAGAAGGCCTCTTAGGCTTGTTGGAGGAACAAGTGG CTCCAAGAGTGTATCGCTTTCCTTTATTTGACAAGAGCTTCTGTGAGGATCTTATGGAGGAGTTAAAGCACTTTGAGCAGTCTGCAGCCCCTAAAGGAAGACCCAACACAATGAACCAGTATGGG ATTCTCCTTAATGAGCTGGGCTTTGACGAGCACTTCATCACACCTCTCCGTGAACAGTACTTGCTGCCACTCACCTCCCTGCTTTATCCAGACTGTGGGGGGTGCTGTCTGGATAGTCACAAGGCCTTTGTGGTCAAATATGACATGAATGAAGATCTGGACTTGAGCTACCACTATGACAATGCAGAAGTCACCCTGAATGTTTCACTGGGCAAGGAGTTCACTGAGGGCAACCTTTATTTTGGTGATATGAGACAG GTTCCTGTAAGTGAGACGGAGTGCTCAGAGGTTGAACACAGGGTGACTGAGGGCCTCCTCCATCGGGGTCAACATATGCATGGTGCTTTACCCATCTCTTCTGGTCAGCGCTGGAACCTCATCATCTGGATGAGAGCCTCACAGGAACGAAATAAACAGTGCCCCATGTGCAACAGGACACCCACATTGGTGGAAGCGGAGGGCTTTGCTGATGGCTTCACAAAACACTCTGATCCACCACAGAACATCTCATGCGCGCTGACGTGA
- the ogfod2 gene encoding 2-oxoglutarate and iron-dependent oxygenase domain-containing protein 2 isoform X2, protein MEELKHFEQSAAPKGRPNTMNQYGILLNELGFDEHFITPLREQYLLPLTSLLYPDCGGCCLDSHKAFVVKYDMNEDLDLSYHYDNAEVTLNVSLGKEFTEGNLYFGDMRQVPVSETECSEVEHRVTEGLLHRGQHMHGALPISSGQRWNLIIWMRASQERNKQCPMCNRTPTLVEAEGFADGFTKHSDPPQNISCALT, encoded by the exons ATGGAGGAGTTAAAGCACTTTGAGCAGTCTGCAGCCCCTAAAGGAAGACCCAACACAATGAACCAGTATGGG ATTCTCCTTAATGAGCTGGGCTTTGACGAGCACTTCATCACACCTCTCCGTGAACAGTACTTGCTGCCACTCACCTCCCTGCTTTATCCAGACTGTGGGGGGTGCTGTCTGGATAGTCACAAGGCCTTTGTGGTCAAATATGACATGAATGAAGATCTGGACTTGAGCTACCACTATGACAATGCAGAAGTCACCCTGAATGTTTCACTGGGCAAGGAGTTCACTGAGGGCAACCTTTATTTTGGTGATATGAGACAG GTTCCTGTAAGTGAGACGGAGTGCTCAGAGGTTGAACACAGGGTGACTGAGGGCCTCCTCCATCGGGGTCAACATATGCATGGTGCTTTACCCATCTCTTCTGGTCAGCGCTGGAACCTCATCATCTGGATGAGAGCCTCACAGGAACGAAATAAACAGTGCCCCATGTGCAACAGGACACCCACATTGGTGGAAGCGGAGGGCTTTGCTGATGGCTTCACAAAACACTCTGATCCACCACAGAACATCTCATGCGCGCTGACGTGA